In the Carboxydothermus hydrogenoformans Z-2901 genome, one interval contains:
- a CDS encoding cytochrome c maturation protein CcmE, with product MNQRTKILVGSGIIVIAIAFLFISAFASSGTSYSLQVDEAVYKIVYENAVDQKMRIEGRVLPGSISWNAKALELKFIMIPIKGSEKTQLPVVYNDVKPDNLEHPEAQIVVEGKYDGKVFQADTLLVKCPSKYEKKQQ from the coding sequence ATGAATCAAAGGACCAAAATTCTGGTGGGAAGCGGTATTATTGTTATTGCCATAGCGTTTCTTTTTATTTCGGCTTTCGCCTCGTCCGGTACCAGTTATTCCCTGCAAGTTGATGAGGCGGTTTATAAGATAGTTTATGAAAATGCTGTTGACCAAAAAATGCGGATTGAAGGGAGGGTGCTACCCGGTTCTATTTCCTGGAATGCCAAAGCATTAGAATTAAAATTTATAATGATTCCGATCAAAGGCTCGGAAAAAACTCAATTACCCGTCGTATATAATGATGTAAAACCTGATAATCTTGAACATCCGGAAGCCCAAATAGTTGTGGAAGGCAAATACGATGGTAAGGTTTTCCAAGCAGATACTCTTTTAGTGAAATGTCCGTCAAAATATGAAAAAAAACAACAATAA